One window from the genome of Procambarus clarkii isolate CNS0578487 chromosome 90, FALCON_Pclarkii_2.0, whole genome shotgun sequence encodes:
- the LOC123746589 gene encoding uncharacterized protein gives MTLLSLPHHAALLHDDHNHTVTSSGSTRSSHRHLMGNHRVHRACRPPIRTNNVEQSVGRIGKQKNPSYPPWLPIFISTMLIRRQMNGGGWEDPQDYSPPEIFRTVPSRPSDGDTKSDLFGILIKQALLQGADAAGVGIAARATSTREKKSKM, from the exons ATGACTCTCCTGTCATTGCCGCATCACGCGGCACTTCTCCACGACGACCACAACCACACAGTCACATCTTCAG GTAGCACACGCTCGTCACACCGTCACCTGATGGGGAACCATCGGGTACACAGAGCTTGCCGGCCGCCAATCAGGACCAACAACGTCGAACAATCAGTAGGTAGGATAGGGAAACAGAAGAACCCCTCCTACCCTCCCTGGCTTCCCATCTTCATCTCCACAATGCTCATTCGAAGACAGATGAATGGGGGAGGCTGGGAAGATCCCCAAGACTACTCCCCACCGGAGATATTCCGGACGGTTCCTTCAAG ACCATCAGATGGGGATACCAAGTCTGATCTGTTCGGCATCCTGATCAAACAAGCACTCCTGCAGGGAGCAGACGCAGCAGGTGTGGGTATAGCGGCTCGTGCGACCTCGACCCGTGAAAAGAAATCCAAGATGTGA